DNA from Gadus chalcogrammus isolate NIFS_2021 chromosome 11, NIFS_Gcha_1.0, whole genome shotgun sequence:
tctctctctctctctctctctctctctctctctctctctctctgtccctctctctctctctctctctctctctctctctctctgtctctctctctgtctctctgtctctctgtctctgtccctctgtccctctctctgtctctctcttgtaacctaatgtctctctgtctgtctctgtctgtctctctctctctctctctctgtccctctctctgtctctctctctctgtccctctgtctctctctgtctctgtctctctgtccctctggttctctctctctgtctctgtccctctggttctctctctctgtctctgtccctctgtctctgtctctctcttgtaacCTAatgtcactctgtctgtctctgtctgtttctctgtctctctctctctgtctctgtctctctgtccctctggttctctctctctgtctctgtccctctgtctctgtctgtctctgtctctctctctctgtctctctgtccctctgtccctctctctcttgtaacctaatgtctctctgtctgtctctctgtctctctcttgtgacctaatgtctctctgtctgcctctgtctgtctctctgtctctctctctctctctgtccctctctgtctctctgtccctctggttctctttctctgtctctgtccctctgtctctgtctctctcttgtaacctaatgtctctctgtctgtctctctgtctctctgtccctctgtctctctcttgtaacctaatgtctctctgtctgtctctctgtctctgtctctctcttgtaacctaatgtctctctgtctgtctctgtctgtctctctgtctctctctctctctctgtccctctctgtctctctgtccctctggttctctctctctgtctctgtccctctgtctctgtctctctcttgtaacctaatgtctctctgtctgtctctctgtctctctgtccctctgtctctgtctctctcttgtaacctaatgtctctctgtctgtctctgtctgtctctctctctctctgtccctctctgtctctctgtccctctggttctctctctctgtctctgtccctttgtctctgtctctctcttgtaacctactgcctctctgtctgtctctctgtctctctgtccctctgtccctctgtctctgtctctctcttgtaacctaatgtctctctgtctgtctgtctctctgtctctgtctctctcttgtaacctaatgtctctctgtctgtctctgtctgtctgtctgtctgtctctctgtctctctctctctctctctctctgtccctctctgtctctgtgtccctctggttctctgtctctgtctctctctctctctgtccctctctgtctctctgtccctctggttctctctctctgtctctgtccctctgtctctctcttgtaacctaatgtctctctgtctgtctctctgtctctctctctctgtccctctctgtctctctgtccctctggttctctctctctgtctctgtccctctgtctctgtctctctcttgtaacctaatgtctctctgtctgtctctctgtccctctgtccctctgtctctgtctctctcttgtaacctaatgtctctctgtctgtctctctgtctctctctctctctctgtccctctctgtctctctgtccctctggttctctctctctgtctctgtccctctgtctctgtctctctcttgtaacctaatgtctctctgtctgtctctctgtccctctggttctctctctctgtctctgtccctctgtcgctgtctctctctcttaacctaatgtctctctgtctctctttccctctgtccctctggttctctctctctgtctctgtccctctgtcgctgtctctctctcttaacctaatgtctctctgtctctgtctctctatctctctctgtccctctctgtccctctggttctctctctctgtctctgtccctctgtctctgtctctctcttgtaacctaatgtctctctgtctgtctctgtctgtctcctgtctctctctctagaggctACAGAGGAGGTTTCATTGGACAGTCCAGAGCGGGACGTCCTACTGTCAgacggcccctcccccgtcaccccccctgcctccctcatcagcccccacctcccccacaacCACCTTTACACGCACTGCTCCTTTGACGAGGTGCACACTGATAGTGACAGCAGGAACTGCTGATTGTGTTGACATGGTCGCTACTAACtgaaggatgatgatgatgatgatgatgatgatgatgatgatgatgatgatgatgtgtgcagatggaggaagaggacactCCAGACCTGTTTGATATCAGCATCCTGGTCTCTGATCCTGAGAAAGTTGGTATGTTCAACACATGTCATAAATCCTCTTTCAGATATTAACCTGCACTCTAAACCATCCAGTGAACTGTTAACCAGCACTGTAAACCATCCAGTGAACTGTTAACCAGCACTGTAAACCATCCAGTGAACTGTTAACCAGCACTGTGAACCACCCACTGGACTGTTAACCAGCACTGTAAACCACCCACTGGACTGTTAACCTGCACTGTAAACCATCCAGTGAACTGTTAACCAGCACTGTAAACCAACCACTGAACTGTTAACCTGCACTGTAAACCAACCACTGGACTGTTAACCTGCACTTTAAACCAACCACTGAACTGTTAACCAGCACTGTAAACCACCCACTGAACTGTTAACCTGCACTGTAAACCACCCACTGAACTGTTAACCAGCACTGTAAACCATCCAGTGAACTGTTAACCAGCACTGTAAACCAACCACTGGACTGTTAACCTGCACTGTAAACCATCCAGTGAACTGTTAACCAGCACTGTAAACCAACCACTGAACTGTTAACCTGCACTGTAAACCAACCACTGGACTGTTAACCTCTACTGTAAACCACCCACTGAACTGTTAACCTGCACTGTAAACCAACCACTGAACTGTTAACCTGCATTGTAAACCAACCACTGGACTGTTAACCTGCACTGTAAACCAACCACTGAACTGTTAACCTGCACTGTAAAGCATCCAGTGAACTGTTAACCAGCACTGTAAACCAACCACTGAACTGTTAACCTGCACTGTAAACCAACCACTGAACTGTTAACCAGCACTGTAAACCATCCAGTGAACTGTTAACCAGCACTGTAAACCAACCACTGGACTGTTAACCTGCACTGTAAACCAACCACTGAACTGTTAACCTGCACTGTAAACCAACCACTGGACTGTTAACCTCTACTGTAAACCACCCACTGAACTGTTAACCTGCACTGTAAACCAACCACTGAACTGTTAACCTGCACTGTAAACCAACCACTGGACTGTTAACCTGCACTGTAAACCAACCACTGAACTGTTAACCTGCACTGTAAAGCATCCAGTGAACGGTTAACCAGCACTGTAAACCAACCACTGAACTGTTAACCTGCACTGTAAACCAACCACTGAACTGTTAACCAGCACTGTAAACCAACCACTGGACTGTTAACCTGCACTGTAAACCAACCACTGAACTGTTAACCTCTACTGTAAAACATCCTGTAAACTGGGCTCCTTGTTAACCTGCACTGTGTTTCAGGTGAGGGGATGAACGCCTACATGGCCTACAAAGTCACCACTCAGGTATGTTGGACGCTTTCATCAAGCGACTTTTATCAAGTTTCAGACACGgggcattaaggagcagttaggggttagacagtacagagacaggtcattaaggagcaggtaggggttagacagtacagagacaggtcactaaggagcaggtaggggttagacagtacagagacaggtcattaaggagcaggtaggggttagacagtacagaaacaggtcactaaggagcaggtaggggttagacagtacagagacaggtcactaaggagcaggtaggggttaaacagtacagagacaggtcacaaaggagcaggtaggggttagacagtacagagacaggtcattaaggagcaggtaggggttagacagtacagagacaggtcattaaggagcagttaggggttagacagcacagagacaggtcattaaggagcaggtaggggctagacagtacagagacaggtcattaaggagcaggtaggggttagacagtacagagacaggtcattaaggagcaggtaggggttagacagtacagagacaggtcattaaggagcaggtaggggttagacagtacagatacgggtcattaaggagcaggtaggggttagacagtacagagacaggtcattaaggagcaggtagggttagacagtacagagacaggtcattaaggagcaggtaggggttagacagcacagagacaggtcattaaggagcaggtaggggctagacagtacagagacaggtcattaaggagcaggtaggggttagacagtacagagacaggtcattaaggagcaggtaggggttagacagtacagagacgggtcattaaggagcaggtaggggttagacagtacagagacaggtcattaaggagcaggtagggttagacagtacagagacaggtcagtaagcagcaggtaggggttagacagtacagagacaggtcattaaggagcaggtaggggttagacagtacagacaggtcattaaggagcaggtaggggttagacagtacagagacaggtcattaaggagcaggtaggggttagacagtacagagacaggtcattaaggagcaggtaggggttagacagtacagagacaggtcattaaggagcaggtaggggttagacagtacagagacaggtcagtaagcagcaggtaggggttagacagtacagagacaggtcattaagtcATTGACTTTAGTAGAAAACAGAAAGGGGAAGCTGTAGTGAAGGTAGGTCATAGTCAGGGCTGTAGGTTATAAAAAGATCTTTAAATCACCTGATTGACTGTTTAACCCCCAGACGTCCATGTCCCTCTTCAAGAACCCTCTTTAATGTTGTGACTGTTTAACCCCCAGACGTCCACGTCCCTCTTCAAGAACCCTCTTTAATGTTGTGACTGTTTAACCCCCAGACGTCCACGTACCTCTTCAAGAACCCTCTTTAATGTTGTGACTGTTTAACCCCCAGACGTCCATGTCCCTCTTCAAGAGCCCCCAGGCCACCGTCCGCCGGCGCTTCAGTGACTTCCTGGGTCTCCACGGGAAGCTGGCCACCAGGTACCTCCATGTGGGCTACCTGGTGCCCCCGGCCCCCGAGAAGAGCATCGTGGGTAAGAACCCCTAACCTAGTGGAGCTGTTGGTTAGTGATGTGTTCAGGTAGGACTGGTAGTCATCTCAGATGTGTTCAGATGTGACTGCTAGTTGTCTAGTTAAGTAGTTAGTTATCTACTTAGTTAGTTATCTAGTTAGGGAtgtgtgttcaggtgttacTATTGGTTAACTAATTAACTAGTTAACTGAGTTATCCAGTTGGTGATGATTGTTCAGGTATGACTGCTAGTTATCTAGCTAACTAGTTTGTAATCGAGTTAGTGATGTTTGTTCAGGTGTGACTGTTGGTTAACTAATTAACTAGTTAACTACTTAGTTATCTAGTTAGTAATGTGTGTTTAGGTATGACTGCCAGTTATCTAGTTAACTAGTTAGTGATTTGTGTTCAGGTGGACTGCTAGTTAACTAGTTAACTAATTAGTGATGTGTGTTTAGGGATGACGAAGGTGAAGGTGGGGAAGGATGACTCTTCGTCCAACGAGTTTGTCGAAAAAAGAAGAGCAGCGCTAGAaaggtaaaacacacacacacacacacacacacacacacacacacacacacacacacacacacacacacacacacacacacacacacacacacacacacacactgttaccactttgtgtgtgcgtgtgtaaatcTAAAGTTCAACCATGTTCAGCCCTGAAGGCTGAAAGGTTAAACCACAAACATTAGCTCTCCCatcatcgagagagagagagagagagagagagagagagagagagagagagagagagagagagagagagagagagagagagagagagagagagagagagagagagagagagagagagagagagagagagagagagagagagagagagagagagagagagagagagagagagagagagagagagagagagagagagagagagagagagacttccatTATGCTGGCCTTTCCTGTCAGGTTTTGATTGACAGGAAGGTCAGCCAGTCTCCTGAGCCCATCAGCTGATCGAGCTCAACGCTCAGAACTCTACACTGATGctgtctcagacacacacacacacacacacacacacacacacaccccgtccTGACTCCAGGTGTTCCTCAGGTATCTCATGCGGACAGCCAAGCACCCGGTCCTGCTGAAAGACCCTGATCTGCTGACGTTCCTGGAGTGTTCTGAGGTGATCAGTTATAGCTTCTATGTTCTTCTATCTATACTCTACAGTATGTTCTTCTATCTATACTCTACAGTATGTTCTTCTATCTATACTCTTTGTTCTTCTATCTATGCTCTATGTTCTTCTATCTATACTCTACAGTATGTTCTTCTATCTATACTCTATATTCTTCTATCTATACTCTACAGTATGTTCTTCTATCTATACTCTATGTTCTTCTATCTATACTCTATGTTCTCTATCTATACTCTATGTtctcttttttatatatatactagtgCAACGTCTGTATCCTACACATTtgtctatatattctatatcCGTCTTATATTCAACATATTGTATATACTCGttgtatacatctatatattcTATCCGTCTATATTCTGTATAGTATCCATCTATATATTCTCCATATTATATACGTCTATATTCTGTATAGTATCCATCTTTATATTCTCCATATTCTATACGTCTATATACCGTATAGTATCCATCTTTATATTCTCCGTATTCTATACGTCTATATACCGTATAGTATCCATCTATATATTCTCCATATTATATACGTCTATATACCGTATAGTATCCATCTATATATTCTCCGTATTCTATACGTCTATATACCGTATAGTATCCATCTATATATTCTCCGTATTCTATACGTCTATATACCGTATAGTATCAGTCTATATATTCTCCGTATTCTATACGTCTATATACCGTATAGTATCCATCTTTATATTCTCCGTATTCTATACGTCTACATACCGTATAGTATCCATCTTTATATTCTCCGTATTGTAAGTCCGTTGTGGCCGCCCTGGCCGTCGGCGCCTGCTGTCCCCGCCCGGCGCTCAGGCAGGGCTGTGCTGCAGTGGTTTTATTGCGTGCAGCTCACAGGAAGGGGGATGGTCCATCCACTGAAGGCTCTTCCACCCTGGGCTAAAGGGTGAGGGGTCTCCGGTCCGCTCCGTCGGGGGTCGGCGTGGCTCCCGCTCCCGGCTTCTCCCGCTCAGTCCGCGACGTTCTCCCACTCAGCTCCCTCCCGGCACGAGCCGCACGGCTGAGAGCCCCGCGGCTGAGAGCCCCGCGGCTGAGAGCCCCGCGGCTGAGAGAGCCCCGCGGCTGAGAGCCCCGCGGCTGAGAGCCCCTCGGCTGAGAGAGCCCCGCGGCTGAGAGCCCCGCGGCTGAGAGAGCCCCGCGGCTGAGAGCCCCGCGGCCTAGAGCCCCGCGGCCGAGAGCCCCGCGGCTGAGAGCCCCGCGGCTGAGAGAGCCCCGCGGCTGAGAGCCCCGCGGCTGAGAGAGCCCCGCGGCTGAGAGAGCCCCGCGGCTGAGAGCCCCGGATGAGTGGAGCAGCAGCTGAGCTGGCTGCTTCTccacctgaggaacaggtggagcAGCAGCTGAGCTGGCTGCTTCTCCgcctgaggaacaggtggagaagcagccagctcagctgctgctccacctgaggaacaggtggagaagcagccagctcagctgctgctccacctgttcctcaggtgctctgcatcTCCTTAATTGCTaacggccgggttgccacaacatcTATATATTCTATAGTATAcgtctatatattctatatagtaTACGTCTATGTATTCTATATAGTATACGTCTATATATTCTATAGTATAcgtctatatattctatatagtatgtgtctatatattctccatattatatagatatgtctatatattctatatagtatacgtctatatattctatatagtatgcgtctatatattctatatagtatgtgtctatatattctatatagtatacatctatatattcTATAGTATAcgtctatatattctatatagtatgtgtctatatattctatatagtaTGTGTCTATATATTCTATAGTATAcgtctatatattctatatagtatgtgtctatatattctatatagtatacatctatatattcTCCATATTGTATAGATAtgtctatatattctatatagtaaacgtctatatattctatatagtaTACGTCTATATTCTATGTAgtatatgtctatatattctatatagtaTACGTCTATATATGCTATATAGTATACGTCTATATATTCTCCATATTGTATAGATAtgtctatatattctatatagtatacgtctatatattctatatagtatgtgtctatatattctatatagtaTACGTCTATATATTCTCCATATTGTATAGATAtgtctatatattctatatagtatacgtctatatattctatatagtatacgtctatatattctatatagtatacgtctatatattctatatagtaTACGTCTAtaccccttctcccctctgaGCGGGGGAGGTgcatgtgttggtttgtgtgtgtgtgtgtgtgtgtgtgtgtgtgtgtgtgtgtgtgtgtgtgtgtgtgtgtgtgtgtgtgtgtgtgtgtgtgtgtgtgtgtgtgtgtgtgtgtgtgtgtgtgtgtgtgtgtattaactggtgtgtgtgtgactctgtctctatctgtattaactggtgtgtgtgtgtgtgtggtgtgtgtgtgtgtgtgtgtgtgtgtgtgtgtgtgtgtgtgtgtgtgtgtgtgtgtgtgtgtgtgtgtgtgtgtgtgtgtttgtgtattaactggtgtgtgtgtgtgtgtgtgtgtgtgtgtgtgtgtgtgtgtgtgtgtgtgtgtgtgtgtattaactggcgtgtgtgtgtgtgtgtgtgtgtgtgtgtattaaccggtgtgtgtgtgtgtgtgtgtattaactggtgtgtgtgtgactctgtctctatctgtattaactggtgtgtgtgtgtgtgtgtgtgtgtgtattaactggcgtgtgtgtgtgtgtgtgtgtattaactggtgtgtgtgaatctgtctctatctgtattAACTGCTGTgcgcgtgtatttgtgtgtgtaaattaactgccgtgtttgtgtgagtctgtgtgttattaactagtgtgtgtgtgtgtgtgtgtgtgcgcgtagttgcatgtgtgtgtttgggggggggggtaatgaatGAGGCTGGACCctggcagccaatcagacgACCTGTCAGGCACAGCGTCACAGACGGAATGAAGTAAACTTTTAAAATGAAGagaaatgagacacacacacacacatataccccaggtaacacacacacacacacacacacacacacacacacacacacacacacacacacacacacacacacacacacacacacacacacacacacacacacacacacacacacacacacacacacacacactcactcaggcCCCGGCCTGGGCCctcggggggctgggggccaaaataattaaaaggCTTTGAGActgcagaggcacacacacacacacacacacacacacacacacatacacacacacacacacacacacacacacacacacacacactcagggtgtgtttgtatatttatcGTAAGGGTTGAACAGTCGTGTATTGAACCGTATTGGTAACAAAATTCATTAGCGTACTGAGAcggagtgtatttgtgtgtgttttatgtgtattcatgtgtgtgggtgtgtatgtattaATGTGCGTATGTatcaatgtctgtgtgtatcaatgtctgtgtgtttgtattaatgTGCGTGTTCATCAATGTCTTTGTGTATTCATTCCTGTGTgaatgactgtgtgtatgtatctatgtgttACTGTGTATTAATGTCTGTATATTCATTTCTTTGTGTATTGATGTCTGTGTtcgtattaatgtgtgtgtcagtggcggctggtggtttttaaagtgagggaggaaggactgcgcgcttggttgccattggcctgcttgcattgatagtggtgtatggtggcataagtatgtgagactcaagttgtttcagggtgttttggggaactacaaaatagcagggagggataattatgtgaattgataGAAATCCACGAGTGGCAGCaatgtactttgaaagctggtgggcagcatgtcttggaaTAAAATCTGGGCccatcattgggcctatttttgccctcaatgactgaagctattggttgtaatttggccatgtgtttattttgagctacaattgttttaagaaaaattaAGACACAAAACCAagagtgatgccatttaaaatgcatcatgctctgaatcattcactaacatcctttccacaatatcaaacagaacagtcagagtaacaaacaattaaatgaacaagaacattatttcacagcTATTTACATGGGCTGAAAGCCTACCATTGTTTGATGTTAACGGGTGTTTCAGGACGTTGGTCATGGTGTTTGGCCGACTAAGATggagggacttcatttatagatcaagtcaaCCCTCATCGCGTGCCCCGCAGCTcggcccctgtgtgtgtattgatgtctgtgtgtgtgtgtattaatgtctatgtgtgtgtgcattgatgtctatgtgtgtgtgtgttaatgtatatgtgtgtgtgtgtgtgtgttaatgtctatgtgtgtgtgtattgatgtctatgtgtgtgtgtgttaatgtctatgtgtgtgtgtgtattgatgtctatgtgtgtgtgtgttaatgtctatgtgtgtgtgtgtgttaatgtctatgtgtgtgtgtgtgtgtgtgtgtgtgtgtgtgtgtgtagcttccccttggccctgtgtgtgtctatgtattaatctctctgtgtgtctgtgtattaatgtctatatgtgtgcgtaataatgtgtgtgtagctgccccgggccctgtgtgtgtgtgtgtgtgtattaatgtctatgtgtgcgtgtgtgtgtgtgtgtgtgtgtattaatgtctatgtgtgtgtgtgtgtgtgtgtagctgcccCGGGCGCTGTCCACCCAGGCCCTCAGTGGCGCCGGGATCCTCCGCATGGTCAACAAGGCCGCAGACGCCGTCAACAAGATGACCATCAAGATGACGGAGTCAGAcactgtgagacacacacacacacacacacacacacacacacacacacacacacacacacacacacacacacacacacacacacacacacacacacacacacacacacacacactgttcaccAGGTCAGTGTAGTTTCACTCGTTCACCAGGGGACTTCTATTACAGTagtattacattattttatggtTTGACTGTATTTGAAGTCTATGAGTGGTCTATGATCTAGAAATATGACGTTGACTCTCCATGTATAAATGTCTAtattattctattctatataaATGTTGTGAGAGTGTCTCCATACAGATTCACTCAAACTATCTAGTAACAGCAGTCCGATGTGGACTTGATTCTATATTACGATAGCAAGCAGGAGCAAGCATTGATACGCAGAatttgctggtgtgtgtgtgtgtgtctgtgtgtatgtatgtgttagTGGTTTGAGGAGAAGCAGCAAAAGTTTGAGAACCTGGACATCCAGCTAAGAAAACTCCACTGCAGCCTGGACTCCCTAGTCTGTCACCGCAAAGGTCTGTTACTCTACACATACAGTCTGTTACTCTACACATACAGTCTGTTACTCTACACATACAGTCTGTTACTCTACACATACAGTCTGTTACTCTACACATACAGTCTGTTACTCTACACATACAGTCTGTTACTCTACACATACAGTCTGTTACTCTACACATACAGTCTGTTACTCTACACATACAGTCTGTTACTCTACACATACAGTCTGTTACTCTACACATACAGGCTGTTACTCTACACATACAGTCTGTTACTCTCCACATACAGTCTGTTACTCTACACATACAGTCTGTTACTCTACACATACAGTCTGTTACTCTACACATACAGTCTGTTACTCTACACATACAGTCTGT
Protein-coding regions in this window:
- the snx2 gene encoding sorting nexin-2 isoform X2 yields the protein MEEEDTPDLFDISILVSDPEKVGEGMNAYMAYKVTTQTSMSLFKSPQATVRRRFSDFLGLHGKLATRYLHVGYLVPPAPEKSIVGMTKVKVGKDDSSSNEFVEKRRAALERYLMRTAKHPVLLKDPDLLTFLECSELPRALSTQALSGAGILRMVNKAADAVNKMTIKMTESDTWFEEKQQKFENLDIQLRKLHCSLDSLVCHRKELSVNTALFAKSAAMLGNSEDHTALSRALSQLAEVEEKVEQLHQDQAGADFYLLAELLADYIRLIGSVKGVFDQRVRLWQRLQDSLLLLQKKRDAEAKLHANKPEKLQQARDDIRELEGKVQQGERDFEQISKTIRKELFRFEVSEGVGVLFWWFGLRCIVVGQYNHYYQLGV
- the snx2 gene encoding sorting nexin-2 isoform X1 translates to MAEQTDYREPEPGRGEEFSPEAEPLNSNGQNSLLEEEEEEEEEEGEDLFTEATEEVSLDSPERDVLLSDGPSPVTPPASLISPHLPHNHLYTHCSFDEMEEEDTPDLFDISILVSDPEKVGEGMNAYMAYKVTTQTSMSLFKSPQATVRRRFSDFLGLHGKLATRYLHVGYLVPPAPEKSIVGMTKVKVGKDDSSSNEFVEKRRAALERYLMRTAKHPVLLKDPDLLTFLECSELPRALSTQALSGAGILRMVNKAADAVNKMTIKMTESDTWFEEKQQKFENLDIQLRKLHCSLDSLVCHRKELSVNTALFAKSAAMLGNSEDHTALSRALSQLAEVEEKVEQLHQDQAGADFYLLAELLADYIRLIGSVKGVFDQRVRLWQRLQDSLLLLQKKRDAEAKLHANKPEKLQQARDDIRELEGKVQQGERDFEQISKTIRKELFRFEVSEGVGVLFWWFGLRCIVVGQYNHYYQLGV